One Glycine max cultivar Williams 82 chromosome 3, Glycine_max_v4.0, whole genome shotgun sequence DNA window includes the following coding sequences:
- the LOC100500000 gene encoding putative 40S ribosomal protein S4 isoform X1 produces the protein MLQNTGCLTSLAPKPSSGPHKSRECLPLILILRNRLKYALTYREVIAILMQRHVLVDGKVRTDKTYPAGFMDVVSIPKTNENFRLLYDTKGRFRLHSVRDEESKFKLCKVRSVQFGQKGIPYLNTYDGRTIRYPDPLIKANDTIKLDLESNKITDFIKFDVGNVVMVTGGRNRGRVGVIKNREKHKGSFETIHVQDATGHEFATRMGNVFIIGKGTKPWVSLPKGKGIKLSIIEEARKRLAAQKETVA, from the exons ATGCTCCAAAACACTGGATGCTTGACAAGCTTG GCACCGAAGCCATCATCTGGACCCCACAAGTCCAGGGAGTGTCTTCCTTTGATCCTCATCCTACGGAACAGGCTAAAGTATGCTCTAACATATAGAGAAGTTATTGCCATCTTGATGCAGCGCCATGTTCTTGTTGATGGCAAGGTTAGGACAGACAAGACATACCCTGCTGGTTTCATGG ATGTTGTTTCTATTCCCAAAACAAACGAAAATTTCCGTCTACTGTATGACACAAAAGGTCGATTCCGTCTCCACTCTGTAAGGGACGAAGAGTCAAAG TTTAAGCTCTGCAAGGTTCGATCTGTTCAATTTGGGCAAAAGGGCATCCCCTATTTGAACACATATGACGGCCGTACCATCCGCTATCCTGACCCACTAATCAAGGCCAATGACACCATCAAGCTGGACCTTGAAAGCAACAAGATCACTGATTTCATTAAATTTGATGTGGGGAATGTTGTTATGGTCACGGGCGGAAGGAACAGAGGCCGGGTCGGTGTCATCAAGAACAGAGAAAAGCACAAGGGAAGCTTTGAGACCATCCATGTCCAGGATGCAACTGGTCATGAGTTTGCAACTCGTATGGGTAATGTCTTCATTATTGGCAAAGGAACAAAGCCTTGGGTGTCTCTTCCCAAAGGCAAGGGTATCAAGTTGTCTATCATTGAGGAGGCTAGAAAGAGGCTTGCTGCACAAAAGGAAACTGTTGCCTAA
- the LOC100500000 gene encoding putative 40S ribosomal protein S4: MARGLKKHLKRLNAPKHWMLDKLGGAFAPKPSSGPHKSRECLPLILILRNRLKYALTYREVIAILMQRHVLVDGKVRTDKTYPAGFMDVVSIPKTNENFRLLYDTKGRFRLHSVRDEESKFKLCKVRSVQFGQKGIPYLNTYDGRTIRYPDPLIKANDTIKLDLESNKITDFIKFDVGNVVMVTGGRNRGRVGVIKNREKHKGSFETIHVQDATGHEFATRMGNVFIIGKGTKPWVSLPKGKGIKLSIIEEARKRLAAQKETVA, translated from the exons ATG GCGAGAGGGTTGAAGAAACACTTGAAGAGGCTCAATGCTCCAAAACACTGGATGCTTGACAAGCTTGGTGGGGCCTTT GCACCGAAGCCATCATCTGGACCCCACAAGTCCAGGGAGTGTCTTCCTTTGATCCTCATCCTACGGAACAGGCTAAAGTATGCTCTAACATATAGAGAAGTTATTGCCATCTTGATGCAGCGCCATGTTCTTGTTGATGGCAAGGTTAGGACAGACAAGACATACCCTGCTGGTTTCATGG ATGTTGTTTCTATTCCCAAAACAAACGAAAATTTCCGTCTACTGTATGACACAAAAGGTCGATTCCGTCTCCACTCTGTAAGGGACGAAGAGTCAAAG TTTAAGCTCTGCAAGGTTCGATCTGTTCAATTTGGGCAAAAGGGCATCCCCTATTTGAACACATATGACGGCCGTACCATCCGCTATCCTGACCCACTAATCAAGGCCAATGACACCATCAAGCTGGACCTTGAAAGCAACAAGATCACTGATTTCATTAAATTTGATGTGGGGAATGTTGTTATGGTCACGGGCGGAAGGAACAGAGGCCGGGTCGGTGTCATCAAGAACAGAGAAAAGCACAAGGGAAGCTTTGAGACCATCCATGTCCAGGATGCAACTGGTCATGAGTTTGCAACTCGTATGGGTAATGTCTTCATTATTGGCAAAGGAACAAAGCCTTGGGTGTCTCTTCCCAAAGGCAAGGGTATCAAGTTGTCTATCATTGAGGAGGCTAGAAAGAGGCTTGCTGCACAAAAGGAAACTGTTGCCTAA